One Alistipes sp. ZOR0009 genomic region harbors:
- a CDS encoding V-type ATP synthase subunit D: MGVKYQINKTALNELNKQLRVRMRALPTIKNKESALRLEVKKAKTMADEVEERQKELMHRMQYMHGLWAEFEPGLVAVTDVKVTLSKIAGVKIPVLKEVIFEVQDFDLFSSPFWYADGIQILKELSTLGIEREFYLQKMRLLDRARKKTTQKVNLYEKVQIPDYENAIRKIKRFLEDEENLSKSAQKIVKKRYEEVAS; encoded by the coding sequence ATGGGAGTTAAGTATCAAATAAACAAAACAGCGCTAAACGAGCTAAACAAACAGCTCCGAGTTAGAATGCGTGCGCTCCCAACCATTAAGAATAAGGAGTCAGCTCTACGTCTCGAAGTAAAAAAGGCCAAAACAATGGCCGATGAGGTTGAAGAGCGACAAAAAGAACTGATGCATCGTATGCAGTACATGCATGGCCTGTGGGCTGAATTTGAACCAGGCCTCGTTGCTGTAACCGATGTGAAAGTAACCCTTAGCAAAATTGCAGGTGTTAAAATACCCGTTTTGAAGGAGGTTATCTTTGAGGTTCAAGACTTCGATCTTTTTAGTAGCCCCTTTTGGTATGCCGATGGCATTCAAATATTAAAGGAACTTTCAACATTAGGAATTGAAAGAGAGTTTTACCTGCAAAAGATGAGACTTTTAGATAGAGCTCGAAAGAAAACTACCCAAAAAGTGAATCTTTACGAGAAAGTTCAAATTCCTGATTACGAAAATGCTATACGAAAGATCAAACGATTCTTAGAGGATGAGGAAAACCTTTCTAAATCAGCGCAAAAGATTGTAAAAAAACGATACGAGGAGGTTGCATCATGA
- a CDS encoding HlyD family secretion protein, whose product MKNNRFFMLAVGTIGLLTLIILVGWYILKPQPYIIQGEIEATQVKVASKLPGRIDSLYVKEGDAVAVGQLLYTLSSPEVTAKFAQVNAVKAAAEAQRLKANNGARIEEIQAAYTTWQKAEAAADFAEKSFKRIQNLFNKGVVAAQKRDEVETQYKAAKYTAEAAKAVYDMAKKGARNEDKAAAGALVNQATGAVSEVSSYLSETHLMSPINGEISSIIAEKGELIGTGYPVITLVDLKDVWVSFNLREDFLSKIKMGKSFKGKVPALGDKEIEFKISHIAVLGAYATWTATKTSGDFDRKTFEVKAKPVQQNLGLRPGMSVLVDWNKIED is encoded by the coding sequence ATGAAAAACAATAGGTTTTTTATGCTTGCTGTAGGCACTATTGGATTGCTTACACTTATAATATTGGTTGGATGGTACATTCTAAAACCGCAACCATATATCATTCAAGGCGAAATAGAAGCGACACAGGTTAAGGTGGCTTCAAAACTACCAGGACGCATCGACAGCCTTTATGTGAAAGAAGGTGATGCAGTAGCTGTCGGTCAGCTATTGTATACTTTAAGTAGCCCAGAAGTTACAGCCAAATTTGCGCAAGTAAACGCTGTTAAAGCAGCGGCAGAAGCTCAACGTCTGAAAGCTAATAACGGAGCAAGAATCGAAGAGATACAAGCAGCATATACAACTTGGCAAAAAGCAGAAGCGGCTGCTGATTTTGCAGAAAAAAGTTTTAAACGAATTCAAAATTTATTCAATAAAGGAGTAGTTGCTGCTCAAAAACGCGATGAAGTAGAAACGCAATATAAAGCAGCAAAGTATACGGCAGAAGCGGCCAAAGCAGTATATGATATGGCCAAAAAAGGAGCTAGAAATGAGGATAAAGCCGCAGCAGGAGCGCTAGTAAACCAAGCAACTGGTGCTGTTAGTGAAGTTTCATCTTACTTAAGCGAAACCCATCTCATGTCACCAATCAATGGCGAAATTTCATCTATTATTGCCGAGAAGGGAGAACTTATTGGAACTGGCTATCCCGTTATTACGCTTGTAGATTTAAAAGATGTATGGGTTTCATTTAACCTGCGCGAAGATTTTCTTTCTAAAATAAAAATGGGCAAATCTTTTAAAGGCAAAGTTCCTGCCCTAGGCGATAAAGAAATTGAGTTTAAAATTAGTCACATTGCTGTTTTGGGAGCCTATGCCACATGGACTGCAACTAAAACATCTGGTGATTTTGACCGCAAAACATTTGAGGTTAAGGCAAAACCAGTACAACAAAACTTAGGATTACGTCCAGGAATGAGCGTTCTCGTTGATTGGAATAAAATAGAGGACTAA
- a CDS encoding TetR/AcrR family transcriptional regulator: MAKSIDASKLERIKESTVELVVSHGYNAASVSLIAKRAGVADGYLYRFYNSKYDLVSDIFKDKVETLVDYFDYLYETKSSIKEIVHEFVAYIMNRAKEFPVQIKFLFMLIHDYNFEINIEVANRLKTTFEKLLDKGKKNNEINEHITSEDLYVLIIGQSLLYIDSRYRNHFGHREFDDAIVSRVANLCFKAIN, encoded by the coding sequence ATGGCAAAGAGCATTGATGCAAGTAAGCTTGAACGAATTAAAGAATCTACCGTCGAACTGGTAGTAAGCCACGGCTATAACGCAGCATCCGTATCACTCATAGCCAAAAGGGCAGGTGTAGCAGATGGCTACTTATACCGTTTCTACAATAGCAAGTACGATCTTGTTTCTGACATTTTTAAAGATAAGGTCGAAACGCTTGTCGACTATTTTGACTATCTGTACGAGACTAAAAGTAGCATAAAAGAGATCGTACATGAATTTGTTGCGTACATAATGAACCGTGCCAAAGAATTTCCTGTTCAAATCAAGTTCCTTTTTATGCTTATTCACGATTATAACTTTGAGATAAACATTGAAGTTGCCAATCGTCTAAAGACAACCTTTGAAAAATTACTTGATAAAGGGAAAAAAAATAACGAAATTAACGAACATATAACATCGGAAGATTTGTATGTTTTAATCATAGGACAATCACTACTATACATTGATTCTCGATATAGAAATCATTTCGGACATCGAGAATTTGACGATGCCATTGTTAGTAGAGTTGCCAACTTGTGTTTTAAAGCAATTAATTAA
- a CDS encoding V-type ATP synthase subunit I — protein MIKYAFLVHHEDFASFLEDVQRIGVLDVTKEKRNLNEEEKALLELSGRYNAAIKVLQRNQENQDQLFDRDSQDVLERFEAILKEREILEADLKKLKKEYSEHSPWGDFDSNAIQDLESKELKIRYFTIPSKRFNPEWELLYPIQVINELNGITYFACVQPDAENFSVPATEVKAPQQSASKLKDSIDKVESEQESLKKELLSLSQYVEMLVNTRSSLLEKIDVKSIYYGVKREVGGSVAVVSGFAPVTSVDELNQYLESKSIVYLTEEATVKDNPPIKLKNGKFASLFEWIGELYVPPSYNELDLTPFFAPFFVMFFGLCMGDIGYGVVFIIAGFILRNKPALANFRPFLILMQWLGLGTVVMGLLSGGIFGEEMASWPFLPHNIQKLFLDRNQMMLFAVGIGFVQILFGLSIKAYNRARKHSNWQFAIGPIAWMIILIGAAMYFVEPLKPYFTYLVYSGVGLLLLFSDPDKGIFGRIGMGLVELYEVTGFFGDLLSYIRLFALGLAGSILGLVVNQIAALALGSLPFGLDYLLFGIVLVFGHGANLALSSLGAFVHPLRLSFVEFYKNSGFEGSGRYYRPFAKKVTQQKD, from the coding sequence ATGATTAAGTATGCTTTCCTTGTTCATCATGAAGATTTCGCTTCATTTTTGGAGGATGTTCAGCGCATTGGAGTGCTGGATGTTACCAAAGAAAAGAGAAATCTGAACGAAGAAGAAAAAGCGCTGCTTGAGTTGTCAGGAAGGTACAATGCGGCGATCAAAGTGCTACAAAGAAATCAGGAGAATCAGGATCAACTTTTTGATAGAGATTCTCAAGATGTTCTTGAGCGCTTTGAAGCAATTCTCAAAGAGCGTGAGATTCTCGAGGCTGATCTGAAGAAGCTGAAAAAGGAGTATTCAGAACATTCACCTTGGGGGGATTTTGATTCTAACGCAATTCAAGATCTAGAATCGAAAGAGCTTAAAATTAGGTATTTTACGATACCATCAAAGCGTTTTAACCCTGAATGGGAGCTATTATACCCCATCCAAGTAATTAATGAATTAAACGGAATTACCTACTTTGCTTGCGTTCAACCTGATGCCGAAAATTTTTCTGTTCCAGCAACAGAGGTAAAGGCACCACAGCAATCTGCGTCAAAATTAAAAGACAGCATAGACAAAGTTGAAAGCGAACAAGAATCGCTAAAAAAAGAGCTATTAAGTCTATCGCAGTATGTCGAGATGCTTGTCAACACCCGATCGTCTTTACTTGAAAAGATTGATGTTAAATCGATTTACTATGGAGTAAAGCGAGAGGTTGGAGGTAGCGTAGCGGTTGTTTCTGGATTTGCGCCTGTAACTTCAGTTGATGAATTAAATCAATATCTGGAGTCAAAATCAATAGTCTATTTGACAGAGGAGGCTACCGTAAAGGATAATCCCCCGATAAAACTCAAAAATGGCAAATTTGCATCGCTTTTTGAATGGATTGGGGAGTTATACGTACCACCATCATATAATGAGCTGGATTTGACGCCTTTCTTTGCACCATTCTTTGTAATGTTCTTTGGATTGTGCATGGGAGATATTGGCTATGGAGTTGTTTTCATCATTGCCGGATTTATTTTAAGAAATAAACCAGCATTAGCAAACTTCAGACCGTTTCTGATTCTTATGCAATGGTTAGGCTTGGGGACTGTTGTAATGGGATTGCTCTCTGGTGGAATATTTGGCGAAGAAATGGCTAGCTGGCCCTTCCTTCCTCACAATATTCAGAAGCTATTCCTTGACAGAAATCAAATGATGCTGTTCGCTGTCGGAATCGGATTTGTCCAAATTCTATTTGGATTATCAATAAAGGCTTACAATAGGGCAAGAAAGCATTCCAACTGGCAATTTGCAATTGGCCCAATTGCTTGGATGATAATCTTGATAGGCGCGGCAATGTATTTTGTAGAACCTTTAAAGCCGTATTTTACCTATCTTGTTTATTCTGGTGTCGGTTTGCTTTTGCTTTTTAGCGACCCAGATAAAGGTATATTTGGACGCATTGGAATGGGGCTCGTAGAGCTATATGAAGTAACCGGATTCTTTGGAGATTTACTGTCATATATCCGTCTATTTGCCCTAGGTTTAGCGGGTTCTATTTTAGGACTTGTGGTAAATCAGATTGCGGCACTGGCATTAGGATCATTGCCTTTCGGACTCGATTATTTGCTATTTGGGATCGTTTTGGTATTTGGTCATGGAGCAAATCTTGCTCTATCGTCATTAGGTGCTTTTGTACACCCACTTCGTTTAAGCTTCGTGGAGTTTTATAAAAACTCCGGATTTGAGGGTAGTGGACGCTACTATAGACCTTTTGCAAAAAAAGTAACACAACAAAAAGATTAA
- a CDS encoding V-type ATP synthase subunit B, which yields METTAFQRIYTKIENITKATVTLRAEGVMNEELAQVGDKLAQVVKISGNLVTLQVFSGTEGIATNTEVVFYGHAPKLTVGDDLAGRFFNAYGKPIYGGPELQGEEREIGGPSVNPFRRQQPSELIATGIAGIDLNNTLVSGQKIPFFADPDQPFNQVMAMVALRAKADKIILGGMGLSNDDFLFFKNVFDNAGALDRIISFVNTTEQPPVERLLIPDMALTAAEYFAVDKGQKVLVLLTDMTLYADALAIVSNRMDQIPSKDSMPGSLYSDLAKIYEKAVQLPNGGSITIIAVTTLSGGDITHAIPDNTGYITEGQLFLRADSDTGKVIIDPFRSLSRLKQLVIGKKTREDHPQVMNAAVRLYADAANAKTKLENGFDLTDYDERALKFAYDYSKFLLAIDVNIDTTKMLDTAWDLLAKYFNQTEVAIKQEFVEKYWPKN from the coding sequence ATGGAAACGACTGCTTTTCAACGAATTTATACAAAAATTGAAAATATCACCAAGGCTACCGTAACGCTTCGTGCAGAAGGTGTTATGAATGAAGAACTTGCTCAAGTAGGAGATAAGCTTGCTCAGGTAGTTAAGATTAGCGGGAACCTTGTAACTCTTCAAGTTTTTTCAGGAACTGAAGGGATTGCAACTAATACAGAAGTGGTATTTTACGGTCATGCTCCAAAATTAACAGTTGGAGACGATTTGGCTGGCCGCTTCTTTAATGCTTACGGAAAACCTATTTATGGTGGACCAGAACTTCAAGGAGAAGAACGTGAAATTGGAGGACCTTCTGTTAACCCGTTTAGACGTCAGCAACCTTCAGAGTTAATTGCAACTGGCATTGCAGGTATCGACTTGAATAATACGCTGGTTTCTGGCCAAAAAATCCCATTTTTTGCAGATCCAGACCAACCATTCAACCAAGTAATGGCAATGGTAGCGCTACGTGCAAAAGCAGATAAGATCATTCTTGGAGGGATGGGGCTGTCTAATGACGATTTCCTTTTCTTTAAAAATGTATTCGACAATGCTGGCGCATTAGATCGTATTATATCATTTGTAAATACGACAGAACAACCTCCTGTAGAGCGTCTTCTCATTCCAGATATGGCGCTTACAGCCGCTGAATATTTTGCAGTTGATAAAGGGCAAAAAGTTCTGGTTTTATTAACGGATATGACTCTTTATGCGGATGCTCTAGCAATTGTATCTAACCGTATGGATCAAATTCCATCTAAAGACTCAATGCCAGGCTCGTTGTACTCCGATCTTGCCAAGATCTATGAAAAAGCAGTACAACTTCCGAATGGAGGATCTATCACTATTATTGCCGTAACAACGCTATCCGGAGGAGATATTACTCACGCAATTCCTGATAACACAGGATATATCACAGAAGGACAGCTGTTTTTACGTGCCGATTCGGATACAGGAAAGGTGATTATCGATCCATTCCGAAGCCTATCACGCTTAAAACAGCTGGTAATTGGAAAGAAGACCAGAGAAGATCATCCTCAAGTTATGAATGCTGCAGTTCGCCTTTATGCTGATGCTGCAAATGCAAAAACTAAGCTGGAGAATGGTTTCGATCTAACCGATTACGATGAACGGGCTCTTAAGTTTGCCTACGACTACTCCAAGTTCTTGCTTGCTATCGACGTAAATATTGACACAACCAAAATGCTTGATACAGCATGGGACTTGCTAGCTAAGTATTTCAACCAAACAGAAGTTGCTATAAAGCAAGAGTTTGTAGAAAAATACTGGCCTAAGAACTAA
- a CDS encoding ABC transporter permease, whose protein sequence is MRKRIKHSMREGILCVLSRELKRISSSSLYLFVLLIFPLASFFLFTEIFDKGVPHKIPIAVHDQDGTSMSRKAIRMIGATQSVDVAYRVTSYEEGKNLILEGKSNALVVIPKDFEHNLYRGIPSKVYVSVSNVNILKGGLLDRDIRTALLTLNAGVDLQSRAKKGEDLNVAAQQIMPIVVEKRMLYNPFGSYAYYLLTALLPIMLQMFILTATVYAINVEMKEGTAREWLKASGFNVISAITGKVIPYSIVFFIVSLFMSTLLYRFIGVPLRGSRIVLMLSNLFFVLSYQGIGVLIANMTSNLRMALSISSAYAVCAFTFSGLTFPFVGMPHALVVAGQFFPFTHYLDIYISQGLRGAPLYTALFPLGMMGFFILVPLTFLPRLKKFMMYQKYWGGI, encoded by the coding sequence ATGCGCAAAAGAATTAAACATTCGATGCGAGAAGGAATTTTGTGTGTGCTAAGTAGGGAATTAAAACGAATATCTAGCAGCTCGCTATATCTATTTGTTTTACTAATATTTCCGCTAGCATCGTTTTTCCTTTTTACAGAAATATTCGACAAGGGAGTTCCCCACAAAATACCTATTGCTGTTCACGATCAGGATGGAACATCCATGTCTCGTAAGGCAATACGAATGATTGGAGCAACCCAATCCGTTGATGTCGCCTATCGAGTTACAAGCTATGAAGAAGGAAAAAATCTTATTCTAGAAGGGAAAAGTAATGCCCTAGTAGTTATACCCAAAGATTTTGAACATAATCTTTATCGAGGTATCCCTAGTAAAGTATACGTATCTGTTAGTAATGTTAACATTTTAAAAGGAGGCCTTTTAGATCGAGATATTAGAACAGCTTTGCTAACCTTAAATGCAGGTGTTGATCTGCAATCAAGGGCAAAAAAGGGAGAAGATTTAAATGTTGCTGCTCAACAGATTATGCCAATAGTGGTCGAAAAGAGAATGCTTTATAATCCTTTTGGAAGTTACGCCTACTATTTGCTTACAGCACTACTTCCTATCATGCTGCAGATGTTTATTTTAACAGCTACGGTTTATGCTATAAATGTAGAGATGAAGGAAGGAACAGCCCGCGAATGGCTAAAGGCTTCTGGCTTTAATGTTATCAGTGCAATAACAGGAAAAGTTATACCTTATTCGATAGTCTTCTTCATTGTAAGCCTTTTCATGAGCACCTTGCTCTACCGATTTATAGGGGTACCACTAAGAGGAAGTAGAATTGTTCTTATGCTTTCAAACCTCTTTTTTGTTCTTTCCTATCAAGGTATTGGCGTCTTAATTGCAAATATGACAAGTAATCTTCGAATGGCGCTATCAATTTCAAGCGCATATGCGGTATGCGCATTTACATTCTCAGGATTAACGTTTCCTTTTGTAGGAATGCCTCATGCACTTGTTGTAGCCGGACAATTTTTCCCATTTACTCACTATTTAGATATTTATATCAGTCAAGGATTACGTGGTGCACCACTTTATACCGCACTTTTTCCTCTTGGAATGATGGGTTTCTTTATCCTTGTACCTCTTACTTTTTTACCCAGACTGAAAAAGTTTATGATGTATCAAAAATATTGGGGAGGAATATAG